The following proteins are encoded in a genomic region of Methanoculleus bourgensis MS2:
- a CDS encoding ribbon-helix-helix domain-containing protein — MMDRITIRLPRQQVEMLEKLVEAGEFPTVSEAVRYSVRALLEKHGNRVLREAEQISFKV, encoded by the coding sequence ATGATGGATCGGATAACTATCAGATTGCCCCGGCAGCAGGTTGAGATGCTCGAGAAGCTGGTGGAGGCTGGCGAGTTCCCCACGGTATCGGAAGCTGTGCGGTACTCAGTCAGGGCGCTTCTCGAGAAACATGGAAACCGTGTTCTCCGCGAGGCCGAGCAGATTTCATTCAAAGTTTAG
- a CDS encoding GHMP family kinase ATP-binding protein, with amino-acid sequence MGTMKIRGGDLDLVEYEFTSFSPGENIRPCGLQKDYNLSPVSGIVVVDAPARIHLTVLDMNRFSPDRPGGGGIGFAIRTYCTAEVECTASGLEIDYTREPILRHFVEVFRHVVGYTGGFRVCARDHMHEHVGLGSTSTILIAVANALNVAVGSPLTSDQLRLLLGNNFVEETESGNVAFGFETGVGPAASTYGGMAVMGDELTLVYQHAFAEGERVYIAIPPSGVSSAGEKEFDLLMNKARTLDYRDRTLKSYLIMMDLIPALEQGDLTKIGDVIWEIEFRGSKRAEVEHHGFELYRYMAALRNAGLEFVGMSSVGPSIAIITGRPEDEVAAILSSVGLRIAIATEVDNEGLKIRVEERA; translated from the coding sequence ATGGGCACCATGAAGATCAGGGGAGGGGATCTCGACCTCGTCGAGTACGAGTTCACCTCCTTCTCGCCCGGTGAGAATATCAGGCCGTGCGGCCTTCAGAAGGACTACAACCTGTCGCCGGTTTCCGGCATCGTCGTCGTAGATGCTCCCGCCCGGATCCACCTCACCGTGCTTGACATGAACCGGTTCTCCCCGGACCGCCCCGGGGGTGGCGGCATCGGGTTTGCCATCAGGACCTACTGCACCGCCGAGGTCGAGTGCACGGCGTCGGGACTCGAGATCGACTACACCCGCGAACCGATCCTCCGGCACTTCGTAGAGGTCTTCAGGCACGTCGTCGGTTACACCGGGGGATTCCGGGTTTGTGCTCGTGACCACATGCACGAGCATGTGGGGCTTGGGTCCACGAGCACCATTCTCATCGCAGTCGCAAACGCCCTCAACGTCGCGGTGGGATCACCGCTGACCTCTGACCAGCTCCGCCTGCTCCTCGGCAACAACTTCGTCGAGGAGACCGAGTCCGGGAACGTCGCGTTCGGGTTCGAGACCGGTGTCGGCCCGGCAGCCAGCACCTACGGCGGGATGGCGGTGATGGGCGATGAACTGACGCTTGTCTACCAGCACGCCTTTGCGGAGGGGGAGCGGGTCTACATCGCCATCCCGCCTTCCGGCGTCTCGTCGGCGGGAGAAAAGGAGTTCGATCTCCTGATGAACAAGGCCCGGACCCTCGACTACCGCGACCGCACATTGAAGTCGTATCTCATCATGATGGACCTCATCCCGGCGCTGGAACAGGGCGACCTTACAAAGATCGGCGACGTGATCTGGGAGATCGAGTTCCGGGGCTCAAAACGCGCCGAGGTCGAGCACCACGGGTTTGAGCTCTACCGCTACATGGCGGCGCTCCGGAACGCCGGTCTCGAGTTCGTCGGCATGAGTTCGGTCGGCCCTTCCATCGCCATCATCACCGGCCGCCCGGAGGATGAGGTTGCGGCAATCCTCTCGTCGGTGGGTCTTAGGATCGCGATCGCAACAGAGGTCGACAACGAGGGGCTGAAGATCCGGGTGGAAGAGAGGGCATAG
- a CDS encoding ferredoxin domain-containing protein — MTLESDAVETVARLMALSARTAPKARGTDVIKTLLVTGEDRTVLARAMREFGEKHNAPFFIRDAGNIEASDACLIIGALLADAVGLDCGGCGYPTCAEMLKAQGERPQKATPFGGPNCAVRMADLGIAVGSAAKTASIHNVDNRVMYTAGVGALSLGWLEGCGVAYGIPLRASGKDIFFDRIR; from the coding sequence ATGACTCTCGAATCTGATGCCGTAGAGACGGTTGCCCGGTTGATGGCACTCTCTGCACGCACTGCCCCGAAGGCACGGGGCACAGACGTGATCAAGACCCTGCTCGTCACCGGAGAGGATCGGACGGTACTCGCACGGGCGATGCGGGAGTTCGGCGAGAAGCACAATGCGCCGTTTTTTATCAGGGATGCGGGCAACATCGAGGCGAGTGACGCCTGTCTCATCATCGGCGCGCTTCTGGCCGATGCCGTAGGCCTCGACTGCGGCGGGTGTGGGTATCCCACCTGTGCGGAGATGCTCAAAGCACAGGGTGAGAGACCCCAAAAGGCCACCCCGTTCGGCGGCCCGAACTGTGCCGTCAGGATGGCGGACCTCGGTATCGCGGTTGGTTCTGCAGCGAAGACCGCAAGCATCCACAACGTCGACAACCGGGTCATGTACACCGCCGGCGTCGGCGCGCTCTCGCTCGGGTGGCTGGAGGGATGCGGCGTCGCGTATGGCATTCCGCTCCGGGCATCTGGAAAGGATATCTTCTTTGACCGCATACGGTAA
- the msrA gene encoding peptide-methionine (S)-S-oxide reductase MsrA encodes MTSEKATFGAGCFWGVEEAFRHLPGVVDTAVGFMGGTLANPTYEDVCTGRTGHAEVVEVTYDPAQVSYQDLLDLFWSIHDPTTPNRQGPDIGTQYRSVIFYHTPEQEAAARASKQEVERSGRFRRPIVTAIEPAGTFWRAEEYHQQYLAKRGGGHCRIV; translated from the coding sequence ATGACATCAGAGAAGGCCACCTTTGGCGCAGGCTGTTTCTGGGGTGTTGAGGAGGCGTTCCGGCACCTGCCCGGCGTTGTAGATACGGCGGTGGGGTTCATGGGGGGTACTCTCGCGAACCCGACCTACGAGGACGTCTGCACCGGGAGGACCGGGCATGCGGAGGTTGTGGAGGTGACTTACGACCCCGCGCAGGTGTCATACCAGGACCTCCTCGACCTCTTCTGGAGCATCCACGACCCCACCACGCCCAACCGGCAGGGGCCCGACATCGGGACGCAGTACCGGTCGGTGATCTTCTATCACACCCCGGAGCAGGAGGCAGCAGCACGGGCGTCGAAGCAGGAGGTGGAACGTTCGGGGAGGTTCAGGCGTCCCATCGTCACCGCCATCGAGCCTGCGGGAACGTTCTGGCGGGCCGAGGAGTATCACCAGCAGTACCTCGCAAAGCGAGGGGGCGGCCACTGCAGGATTGTGTAG
- a CDS encoding coiled-coil protein, with protein MLNDLIEKRKKVLAESEQHKDRRNELNALASKNARERNALNAQTREFVEEAQQHKEQRDQINEEVQALKDQRNEYNDKANVLFEEIEAFKREHGNLRNRGIKELQKQIEHLEFKQQTEVYSTDKERELIEKIKHLKASVKDQEAELEQNKEMRTKLAEAREHRRQASEIHKGVTEKAEVAQQHHDLMVESYRKADKSREEADAAHQRFVEAQEAADEEHKQFIACQKELRDYDKVISGLRKKTRKTRVTKEQKAVRKEAERIFEQFRGGEKLTTDDLLLLQRAKLI; from the coding sequence ATGCTGAATGATTTGATTGAGAAGAGAAAAAAAGTCCTTGCGGAGTCTGAACAGCACAAAGACAGGCGCAACGAGTTAAACGCGCTCGCCAGCAAGAATGCCCGTGAACGCAACGCGCTGAATGCACAGACCCGCGAATTTGTCGAGGAGGCGCAGCAGCATAAAGAGCAGCGGGATCAGATCAACGAAGAAGTCCAGGCGCTGAAAGACCAGAGGAACGAGTACAACGATAAGGCGAACGTTCTCTTTGAAGAGATCGAGGCCTTCAAGAGGGAGCACGGCAACCTCAGGAACCGGGGCATCAAGGAACTGCAGAAGCAGATCGAACACCTTGAGTTCAAGCAGCAGACCGAGGTCTACAGCACCGATAAGGAGCGCGAACTGATCGAGAAGATCAAGCACCTGAAGGCGTCGGTCAAGGACCAGGAGGCAGAGCTTGAACAGAACAAGGAGATGCGGACGAAGCTCGCCGAAGCCCGGGAACATCGCAGGCAGGCCTCAGAGATCCACAAAGGGGTCACCGAGAAAGCTGAGGTTGCCCAGCAGCACCACGACCTGATGGTGGAGTCGTACCGGAAGGCCGACAAATCCCGTGAGGAAGCGGACGCGGCCCACCAGCGGTTTGTTGAAGCTCAGGAAGCGGCAGATGAGGAGCACAAACAGTTCATCGCCTGCCAGAAGGAGCTCCGTGATTACGATAAAGTCATCTCGGGCCTGCGCAAGAAGACCCGGAAGACCAGGGTCACCAAGGAGCAGAAGGCCGTCCGGAAAGAGGCGGAGCGGATCTTCGAGCAGTTCCGGGGTGGAGAGAAACTCACCACCGACGACCTGCTCCTGCTTCAGCGTGCTAAACTCATCTAA
- the ftsZ gene encoding cell division protein FtsZ, with product MQTIINEALKHAEREKYLKTDTIGDEDDILGQPRIVIVGCGGAGNNTINRLYHMQVNGAETIAINTDKQHLDMIQADKRVLVGKSLTKGLGAGGFPDVGRRAAEMARPTLEGLLCDADLVFITAGMGGGTGTGTAPVVAQIAKEQGAIVVGMVSYPFQVEKARLLRAEEGLEALSAAADSVIVLDNNRLIKYVPNLPLGQAFSVMDQLIAETVKGISETITEPSLINIDYADVRAIMSKGGVAVMLVGESKQQNKAESVVHECLNHPLLDIDYRGATGSLIHITGGNDLTLQDAEEIASSLTYELDPHADVIWGARVNSDYEGRVRVMAVMTGVKSAQILGSQRAYEPATQRSGVSSGRRGMARDAPSGHLIDFL from the coding sequence ATGCAGACGATCATCAACGAGGCGTTGAAACACGCTGAACGGGAAAAGTACCTGAAGACGGACACAATCGGGGATGAAGACGACATCCTCGGCCAGCCACGAATTGTCATCGTTGGGTGTGGCGGTGCAGGCAACAACACCATCAACCGCCTGTACCACATGCAGGTCAACGGTGCAGAGACGATCGCGATCAACACGGACAAGCAGCACCTGGACATGATCCAGGCCGACAAGAGGGTGCTTGTCGGCAAGTCGCTCACCAAGGGCCTCGGGGCCGGCGGGTTCCCGGACGTCGGCAGGCGTGCAGCCGAGATGGCCCGGCCGACCCTGGAGGGGCTGCTCTGCGATGCGGACCTGGTCTTCATCACCGCCGGTATGGGTGGAGGTACCGGTACAGGAACGGCCCCGGTTGTCGCACAGATTGCCAAGGAGCAGGGGGCAATCGTCGTCGGTATGGTCAGCTATCCCTTCCAGGTCGAGAAAGCGCGGCTTCTCCGTGCGGAAGAGGGGCTTGAAGCGCTCTCGGCCGCCGCCGACTCGGTCATCGTGCTCGACAACAACCGGCTCATCAAGTATGTGCCGAACCTGCCGCTCGGCCAGGCGTTCTCGGTCATGGACCAGCTCATCGCAGAGACTGTCAAGGGCATCAGCGAGACGATCACAGAACCATCACTCATCAATATCGACTACGCAGACGTACGGGCCATCATGAGCAAGGGCGGCGTTGCCGTGATGCTCGTCGGGGAGAGCAAGCAGCAGAACAAGGCAGAGAGCGTCGTCCACGAGTGCCTGAACCATCCCCTGCTGGACATCGACTACCGTGGAGCAACCGGGAGCCTCATCCATATCACGGGCGGGAACGACCTGACCCTCCAGGATGCCGAGGAGATCGCAAGTTCCCTGACCTACGAACTCGACCCCCATGCGGACGTTATCTGGGGAGCGCGGGTGAACAGCGATTACGAAGGCAGAGTTCGCGTCATGGCGGTCATGACCGGCGTTAAAAGTGCACAGATCCTGGGAAGCCAGCGTGCCTATGAACCGGCAACGCAGCGGTCCGGCGTATCATCCGGCAGGCGCGGCATGGCGAGGGACGCCCCGAGCGGGCATCTCATTGACTTCCTCTGA
- a CDS encoding pyridoxal phosphate-dependent aminotransferase: MRQNLPERMEHGGRVRWHRTRGRGELLDFSANINPYPPDISWTPDPSVLNDYPDDRYEALKEVIGRTFGRDAAEVAVGNGSIELIRAFCSAMLGPGDAACITPPTFAEYEMAVLLAGARCTDESNEAAVRFLCNPNNPTGAFHTRPEVLRLLAATAEQGAYLFLDEAFIELSDPRQSLADVSHENLFVLRSLTKSFAVPGIRFGYGFGTPELIERVETVRLPWTVNTFAESFAIEAFRNYDTLEESREKIARERGWLCDRMAGLGLAYEPPSANYILVEVPMETEVLVERLLRHDILVRDCRSFGLPRHIRVAVRTHEENRQLIEALEACLP; this comes from the coding sequence ATGAGACAAAACCTCCCGGAAAGAATGGAACATGGCGGCCGGGTACGCTGGCACCGGACCCGGGGAAGAGGCGAACTGCTTGATTTCAGCGCCAATATTAACCCCTATCCCCCGGATATATCCTGGACGCCGGATCCTTCGGTACTGAATGATTACCCGGATGACCGGTACGAGGCACTCAAAGAGGTGATCGGCAGGACGTTCGGGCGCGATGCGGCAGAGGTCGCTGTCGGCAACGGATCTATCGAATTGATCCGCGCGTTCTGTTCTGCGATGCTCGGACCCGGGGATGCTGCCTGTATCACACCCCCGACGTTTGCCGAGTATGAGATGGCGGTGCTGCTGGCCGGTGCGCGATGCACCGACGAGAGCAACGAGGCTGCTGTTCGGTTCCTCTGCAACCCGAACAACCCCACAGGAGCGTTTCATACCCGCCCTGAAGTCCTCCGGTTGCTCGCCGCGACAGCTGAGCAGGGAGCGTATCTCTTCCTCGACGAAGCGTTCATCGAGCTCTCCGACCCGCGCCAGAGCCTCGCCGACGTCTCCCACGAGAACCTCTTCGTCCTGCGCTCCCTGACAAAGAGCTTCGCCGTGCCGGGCATCAGGTTCGGGTATGGTTTCGGCACCCCCGAACTCATCGAGCGGGTGGAGACGGTGCGTCTTCCCTGGACGGTGAACACGTTCGCCGAGTCCTTCGCGATCGAGGCCTTCCGGAACTACGATACGCTTGAGGAGTCGCGGGAGAAGATCGCGCGGGAGCGCGGGTGGCTCTGTGACCGCATGGCCGGCCTTGGCCTTGCCTATGAGCCCCCGTCTGCAAACTACATCCTGGTCGAGGTTCCGATGGAAACAGAGGTGCTGGTCGAGAGGCTCCTCCGCCATGACATCCTGGTCAGGGACTGCCGGTCGTTCGGGCTCCCCCGCCATATTCGCGTAGCGGTGCGGACTCACGAGGAGAACAGGCAACTCATTGAGGCGCTCGAAGCATGCTTGCCCTGA
- a CDS encoding helix-turn-helix domain-containing protein: MYPTRDQKTLIAQHLGCCRFVYNWALNRKNTAYHDEGISLSRYDLMNQLPALKAELPWLKDRAWTCPDCRTTHDQDRNAATNIKQFPLAGDGSAPSSLWTRSR; the protein is encoded by the coding sequence CTGTATCCCACGAGGGATCAGAAGACCCTGATCGCCCAGCACCTTGGGTGCTGCCGGTTTGTGTACAACTGGGCTCTCAACCGCAAGAACACGGCGTATCACGACGAGGGTATCAGCTTGTCCAGATACGACCTCATGAACCAGCTTCCGGCGCTCAAAGCGGAGTTGCCGTGGCTGAAGGATCGGGCGTGGACGTGCCCGGACTGCAGGACGACCCACGACCAGGACCGGAACGCCGCGACCAATATCAAACAATTCCCACTTGCAGGCGATGGATCAGCGCCGTCGAGCCTGTGGACTCGCTCCCGGTAA
- a CDS encoding PaaI family thioesterase codes for MSNRRPDPEAQAEAVRRGDACGFARLLGMEVTEVTDGCVRVAMQAEGMENAYGTVHGGAIFALADHAFGIAANLEGVDQIAISAHIHYFSPPTTSALEAVARRVSETEKTSVYAVDVYSGDRLVAAFEGIGFKTGFLPRRV; via the coding sequence ATGAGTAACAGAAGACCCGACCCGGAGGCCCAGGCCGAAGCGGTGAGGAGGGGCGATGCCTGCGGGTTTGCACGCCTCCTCGGTATGGAGGTCACTGAGGTCACCGATGGGTGCGTCAGGGTGGCCATGCAGGCGGAGGGCATGGAGAACGCCTATGGCACGGTCCACGGGGGCGCGATATTCGCCCTTGCCGACCATGCCTTCGGCATCGCCGCGAACCTGGAAGGAGTGGACCAGATAGCGATCTCCGCCCATATTCACTATTTTTCTCCGCCGACGACCAGCGCGCTCGAGGCGGTCGCCAGACGGGTTTCGGAGACGGAGAAGACGTCGGTATATGCCGTCGATGTCTACTCCGGCGACCGGCTTGTTGCCGCATTCGAGGGGATCGGGTTCAAGACCGGTTTTCTCCCGCGGCGGGTTTGA
- a CDS encoding glycosyltransferase, with the protein MISVVVPTYNEEQNIERCLESLADQTVPRETYEVIVVDGNSKDRTRELAEPLADSVFIQKSKRVGGARNDGAMAASGEVVATTDADCILPRDWVERIGRNFAEREIVQLYGTVYPIEDGVRNRLSLVGANTFSRLGYHTRTIYFTLGCNTAFDRDAFIRAGMYRCIDAGDDLEIAQRMRKLGKVYLDPDLAVGFSMRRYQQFGTIKSISEWLYIVLRGGDASSVTYSQREYK; encoded by the coding sequence ATGATCTCCGTCGTCGTTCCAACCTATAACGAAGAGCAGAACATCGAGCGCTGCCTGGAGTCTCTTGCCGACCAGACGGTGCCGCGGGAGACCTACGAGGTCATCGTCGTCGACGGGAACTCAAAGGATCGGACCCGGGAACTGGCTGAGCCCCTTGCGGACAGCGTCTTTATCCAGAAGAGCAAGCGGGTGGGCGGGGCACGCAACGACGGGGCAATGGCGGCCAGCGGCGAGGTCGTCGCCACGACGGACGCCGACTGTATCCTCCCCCGGGACTGGGTGGAGAGGATCGGCCGGAACTTTGCGGAGCGGGAGATCGTGCAGCTCTACGGCACAGTCTACCCGATCGAGGATGGTGTCCGGAACCGGCTCTCGCTTGTCGGCGCAAACACCTTCTCGCGGCTCGGCTACCACACCAGGACGATCTACTTCACGCTCGGGTGCAATACGGCGTTTGACCGTGACGCGTTCATCAGGGCAGGGATGTACCGGTGCATCGATGCCGGGGACGACCTTGAGATCGCGCAGCGGATGCGGAAACTCGGAAAGGTCTACCTCGATCCCGATCTCGCGGTCGGTTTCTCGATGAGGCGCTACCAGCAGTTCGGGACGATCAAGTCGATCTCTGAGTGGCTATATATTGTTCTTCGCGGGGGTGACGCCTCCAGTGTCACCTACTCGCAACGGGAGTATAAGTAG
- a CDS encoding NTP transferase domain-containing protein has translation MLALIMAGGKGSRLRMGEKPLVTICERPMLSYVIDAFEVAEHEVVVVASHRTPYTKNWCRARGVTLYEAEGLGYVEDIQAAAEDLVEAGEPFFTCVSDLPCLVPEIITSVEDAWHRAGTPACSTWVPRDLCEEHGCRTQYTETVDGTPACPAGINILTAGDLVGPQEELRLLLHDRRLVFNINTREELALVQEYLCRKRIP, from the coding sequence ATGCTTGCCCTGATCATGGCCGGGGGAAAGGGGTCGCGGCTCCGGATGGGCGAAAAACCGCTGGTCACCATCTGTGAGAGACCTATGCTCTCCTACGTCATCGATGCCTTTGAGGTTGCAGAACATGAGGTTGTCGTGGTTGCCTCGCACCGGACGCCATACACCAAAAACTGGTGCCGGGCAAGAGGGGTCACCCTGTACGAGGCCGAGGGGCTTGGTTATGTCGAGGATATCCAGGCGGCGGCCGAAGACCTCGTGGAAGCAGGGGAACCCTTCTTCACCTGTGTCTCCGACCTCCCCTGTCTTGTGCCCGAGATCATCACCAGTGTCGAGGATGCCTGGCACCGGGCGGGAACGCCGGCATGCTCCACGTGGGTGCCCCGCGACCTCTGCGAAGAGCACGGTTGCCGCACACAGTATACAGAGACGGTCGACGGCACGCCGGCCTGCCCCGCCGGGATCAACATCCTGACGGCAGGCGATCTCGTTGGGCCCCAGGAAGAACTGCGGCTCCTCCTGCACGATCGGAGGCTCGTCTTCAACATCAACACGCGCGAGGAACTTGCGCTGGTGCAGGAATACCTCTGCCGGAAGCGGATCCCGTAG
- a CDS encoding DUF373 family protein has protein sequence MVKERTLVLCVDRDDDLGFKARIDGPIVGREACLHAATSLGLIDPEDSDVNAIFETVKLYDELAERGEEVAVAVICGNHMNLLEGDRRIASSLDAILTGTGSNSCILVTDGAEDEYVLPIIQSRVPVSSVRRVVVNQMPNLEGTYYILKRLLDDPKVSKLVLVPLGLAMLLYAAGYLLGYPEGATIVVVGVIGIYLLFKGMGIDEIFGYFVSSLKASLHGGRFTFVSYITAILLGIVGIILGLISLLDYYTASGIFFQILTFIYGAIAWFTAAGLVASVGKIIDVFLNEREAIRRVVALPFFVLAIGVIAYGASIYILSISEIPRFPIADDAGVNYIIFTTIGGLFCAFFGVYLQSLLGRWGDEREPVPVKRGA, from the coding sequence ATGGTAAAAGAGCGGACGCTCGTCCTCTGTGTCGATCGCGATGATGATCTCGGGTTCAAGGCCCGGATTGATGGCCCCATCGTGGGTAGAGAGGCATGCCTCCATGCGGCAACCTCCCTCGGCCTGATCGACCCTGAAGACTCTGATGTTAACGCGATCTTCGAGACGGTCAAGCTCTATGACGAGCTTGCCGAACGGGGGGAAGAGGTTGCCGTCGCTGTCATCTGCGGCAACCACATGAACCTGCTCGAGGGAGACCGGCGGATAGCGTCCAGTCTCGATGCGATTCTCACGGGGACAGGTTCGAACTCCTGCATCCTGGTGACGGACGGTGCTGAGGATGAGTATGTTCTTCCGATCATCCAGTCGAGGGTGCCGGTCAGCAGCGTGCGGAGGGTTGTGGTCAATCAGATGCCAAACCTTGAGGGGACCTACTACATCCTCAAACGGCTCCTCGATGACCCGAAGGTCTCAAAACTGGTGCTTGTACCGCTCGGTCTTGCCATGCTCCTCTATGCAGCCGGCTACCTGCTGGGATACCCAGAGGGTGCAACCATCGTCGTCGTCGGCGTCATCGGCATCTACCTGCTCTTCAAGGGCATGGGGATCGATGAGATCTTCGGGTACTTCGTCTCGTCATTGAAGGCATCGCTACATGGCGGCAGGTTCACCTTTGTCTCGTATATCACCGCAATACTGCTTGGTATCGTCGGGATTATCCTCGGGCTCATAAGCCTCCTTGATTATTATACGGCTTCCGGCATCTTCTTCCAGATCCTGACGTTCATCTACGGTGCCATCGCCTGGTTTACTGCCGCCGGCCTCGTTGCATCGGTGGGAAAGATCATCGATGTCTTCCTCAACGAGCGGGAGGCGATCAGGAGAGTTGTTGCCCTGCCGTTCTTCGTGCTCGCGATAGGGGTCATCGCCTACGGAGCAAGCATCTACATCCTCTCGATCAGCGAGATCCCAAGGTTTCCTATAGCGGATGATGCCGGCGTGAATTATATCATCTTCACCACGATCGGGGGTCTCTTCTGCGCCTTCTTCGGTGTCTACCTCCAGTCGCTCCTGGGCAGGTGGGGGGATGAGCGCGAACCGGTGCCGGTGAAGAGAGGGGCGTGA
- a CDS encoding glycosyltransferase family 4 protein has product MKVNIFVEDFRFLRYIGCATAARTLYNHLALLPEMEVTRNSYRSDSDLTHYHTFGPWAMYHLKFTEGVKVLTAHSTPRINEGNVAFSKRINTIYPKIYRQFDHIITISEPCHRETEQLVPNIPKTLIPNGIDREYFRRDDEKRESFREEYGIGSDQRVVLSVGQQTPRKGIYDFFKLADQHPDMTWVWVGGFPYGTLSKDYAKIQMLKAHSHENVIFTGVIDDISRAYSGGDIFFMPSHAETFGLVIVEALSSGLPVIARDIFEFREIFGDSVLFFREIGEARDLLNDDATLQRCASRARTSTEKYDITLIAKRHQQLYQELIEA; this is encoded by the coding sequence ATGAAGGTCAACATCTTTGTCGAGGATTTCCGGTTCCTGCGGTACATCGGGTGCGCAACGGCGGCGAGAACGCTGTATAACCACCTTGCGCTGCTTCCTGAGATGGAGGTCACCCGTAATTCGTATCGCAGCGACTCTGACCTGACCCACTACCACACCTTTGGTCCCTGGGCGATGTACCACCTGAAATTCACCGAAGGCGTAAAAGTGCTGACCGCCCACTCGACTCCCCGGATAAACGAGGGTAACGTCGCCTTCTCGAAGAGGATAAACACGATATACCCCAAAATTTACCGGCAGTTCGACCACATCATCACGATATCGGAGCCCTGCCACCGGGAGACCGAACAGCTCGTCCCGAACATCCCAAAGACCCTCATCCCGAACGGTATCGATCGGGAGTACTTCAGGCGGGACGATGAGAAACGGGAGTCGTTCCGTGAGGAGTATGGGATCGGCTCGGACCAGAGGGTGGTGCTCTCAGTCGGCCAGCAGACCCCCCGGAAAGGCATCTACGACTTCTTCAAACTCGCAGACCAGCACCCCGATATGACCTGGGTCTGGGTGGGCGGGTTCCCGTACGGAACCCTCTCGAAGGATTACGCGAAGATCCAGATGCTCAAGGCCCACTCTCACGAGAATGTCATATTCACGGGCGTCATCGACGATATCTCCCGGGCGTACAGCGGGGGGGATATCTTCTTCATGCCCTCGCATGCCGAGACGTTCGGCCTCGTGATCGTGGAGGCCCTCTCGTCGGGTCTGCCTGTTATCGCCCGGGATATCTTCGAGTTCCGGGAGATCTTCGGGGACTCGGTCCTCTTCTTCCGTGAGATCGGTGAGGCGCGTGACCTCCTCAACGACGACGCGACCCTGCAGCGTTGCGCCTCAAGGGCTCGCACCTCGACCGAGAAATACGACATCACGCTTATAGCAAAACGGCATCAACAACTATACCAGGAGTTGATCGAGGCATGA